One window of the Tubulanus polymorphus chromosome 11, tnTubPoly1.2, whole genome shotgun sequence genome contains the following:
- the LOC141912448 gene encoding uncharacterized protein LOC141912448: MDEEEELWSDVCDILTGCEFTLMQWQILLRKLGLKSGIIKSIVKDHEKDGLKEMAHIGFRRWRVAKGGTVATCSSNLCTELRKQHLALTAEKIERFIRKRKEPVNKETSPAMPRRNSNASTSTTELLKQSMKVSDTVSEQFLLNRSDLLVRPALNHGYYHQSSSTTCCMASDPIPELCDLVNDVLCVPSKHDAGIFSHTANLPLPDAENLRWPSDVTVMQNGRVVVCDFNNDCLYVFTPVTSGETWTFVLEQTIVHAGKLREPRRVAAWADYIFVCMEGQRSILVYSFAGTFLAEIHVQFNVCCIHVKDDVLYVGGRGQVVPYLIRGPNCVELAFNVIYRLESQALSCQYMAATGNGGLMVVTGADNNSDYGKFCFWSPSVSMPSVVIDLKSPRGITIDGNSLLLLQDNKLGEQEIWRIPLDGKSGETPIWKDRVSAIADNDRHLRAETLDFVGSDLLIMTAPTRRAVIISRRVFTESNYQVPGS, encoded by the exons ATGGATGAAG AGGAGGAACTTTGGAGTGATGTATGTGACATACTGACTGGCTGTGAGTTCACCTTGATGCAATGGCAAATTCTGCTGCGTAAACTGGGACTCAAATCTGGCATCATTAAAAGTATAGTGAAAGATCACGAGaaagatggactgaaagagaTGGCGCATATCGGTTTTCGGAGATGGCGAGTGGCGAAGGGTGGTACAGTAGCGACTTGTAGCAGCAATCTATGCACGGAGCTCCGTAAACAACACCTCGCTCTGACAGCGG AAAAGATTGAAAGATTTATCAGGAAACGAAAAGAACCGGTTAACAAGGAAACGTCGCCAGCGATGCCGAGGAGAAATTCAAACGCATCGACTAGCACAACTGAACTACTGAAGCAAAGTATGAAAGTATCTGATACTGTGTCAGAGCAGTTCCTCCTAAACCGATCAGACCTGCTCGTTAGACCTGCTCTAAATCACGGATACTACCATCAGTCAAGCTCAACTACCTGTTGTATGGCCAGTGATCCAATTCCG GAGCTGTGTGACCTCGTGAACGACGTCCTATGCGTTCCATCGAAACACGATG CCGGCATATTTTCCCACACGGCCAACCTACCGTTACCTGATGCTGAGAATTTACGATGGCCCAGTGACGTCACGGTTATGCAAAACGGTCGCGTGGTCGTCTGCGATTTTAACAATGATTGTCTGTATGTCTTCACTCCAGTCACGTCTGGAGAAACATGGACCTTCGTCCTGGAACAGACGATCGTACACGCGGGTAAACTACGGGAACCTCGGAGAGTTGCAGCCTGGGCTGATTATATATTTGTCTGTATGGAAGGCCAGCGCTCGATACTTGTGTATTCATTCGCCGGAACATTCCTAGCCGAAATTCACGTACAATTTAACGTTTGTTGTATCCACGTTAAAGATGACGTTTTGTACGTCGGAGGTCGGGGTCAAGTGGTGCCCTATCTCATCCGCGGTCCGAACTGCGTCGAACTGGCGTTTAATGTGATTTACAGGTTAGAATCGCAGGCGCTATCGTGTCAGTATATGGCTGCGACAGGAAATGGCGGTTTGATGGTGGTCACTGGTGCAGATAACAATTCAGACTACGGGAAATTTTGTTTCTGGTCTCCGTCCGTATCAATGCCAAGTGTAGTCATCGATTTGAAATCTCCACGCGGTATAACCATTGACGGGAATAGCCTGCTTCTATTACAAGATAACAAACTAGGTGAGCAGGAGATATGGCGGATTCCGCTGGATGGGAAAAGCGGGGAAACTCCCATTTGGAAAGATCGCGTTTCAGCGATCGCGGACAATGACCGACATCTGAGAGCTGAAACGTTAGATTTCGTCGGTTCAGATTTATTGATTATGACGGCTCCGACCCGACGAGCGGTCATCATTTCACGACGTGTGTTTACTGAATCAAACTATCAAGTACCGGGATCTTAA
- the LOC141912447 gene encoding uncharacterized protein LOC141912447: protein MKLVHYLAVFVVLISVWTGTNAADIDVVILLDSSSSMYSSEFPGALTLTRKIAERLLMDAAINVAVAVYSSQIKVIQWLDGDRTKLVTSLNMKYDGTAAHTGSALDYTRINVFSKGARNKAQKVLIIIGSGESKNVMGDVEETRIQLEKLYSEAVRVYSLSYDTPSNVIHSSVSRSNRLYLPYAITTAFANRLVSYFISDIVKDVNCPYGQVSQKGRCVDLDECDDANPCTNGGTCRNVALSGYTCTCTAGMIGDVDCEVQAEVDVAVIIDVSHGVYSGEWSRLFEGAKQLLSHFYLDPARAQVAVGSVAKNFRRGTDLNTCYSLNCLMSVTEGWRWTGEIANTYLGFEFAKKELLVKNGARGSASKAVVYIGSGLTTDRWRTSEAIHKLLTHGVRVYSLLTMSYTVLHNLPNHFLENIRIADDFTEMQTKSQDLLKKLIADASCDMGKVKTAGKCKDVDECVSTKHICPRKDQKCVDTKAAYQCPCSSTVQACKEYIELDLVIMLDKSNKMKSATYKLYYVILSNLLRRFKITPDYARVALVVYGKTPLVEKNLNDCVDADCLGKSILNRNWAHENSAANLGLAFDVVREKILLSVDRRKGVPLNILYLGSGVADDNERLLLELEHIGRLGHKIHCVSPTSSNSLADRLPSVQRLKLSSALKISVPVHAIARFVAKGAICDHGYTESTPGKCVDIDECKAILKPCFYAEGQCHNMVVGGFRCICPQVPKKVCLERTKLNVAIYLDKSSAAAGKFSQYLNLYKAIIRHLAVHIDFVQVSANYLDDTVSKVTDSCNSSYCIVDSLNKLKLTASGKRPDTWKAFEHARNTVFTGAFQRSSVDNIVIYVGPGHSSDLSKTVHSIHRLNLDNVRVYALGDGTAKDVVSATLPTIYGPKFIAAGGYNLGTSTHTATQLDALAYALTNQVFANTAASSYYKYIDTNNDAELDVNECSAKSPCVNGGTCLNRDPGFICPCRKSKVPNCKEMTKLEIAMILDCSEYIYADEFDQLKKFFKAILNRFYVHPDFVRVSLASVEATTTVHTTLDQCKNLKCLTAVVDGWGRSKSRWVDTHTALKKARSEMLVKGARKLSDTNIKSNSVVVYVGSGVASERSLTLQALQAIWDDDVRFYGLFYDIEENVFRKVVPEKYRDFIPYNMPDSFLTTLPQVLAHRITDDDICPYGEFLNPITSTCSDVDECQKNNPCFTGGTCSNQAGDYLCA, encoded by the exons ATGAAGCTCGTACACTATTTGGCGGTTTTTGTGGTGCTGATTTCGGTTTGGACAGGCACGAATGCCGCCG atatcgACGTTGTCATACTATTGGATTCTTCGAGTTCTATGTACAGTAGTGAATTTCCGGGTGCTCTGACTCTGACCAGAAAAATAGCCGAACGGCTGCTGATGGACGCAGCTATCAACGTGGCCGTGGCTGTGTACAGCAGTCAGATTAAAGTGATCCAATGGCTGGATGGAGACAGGACTAAACTTGTAACTagtttgaatatgaaatacgaCGGAACTGCCGCGCACACTGGCAGTGCTCTTGACTATACACGTATTAACGTATTCAGTAAAGGTGCCCGCAATAAAGCACAGAAG GTTCTTATTATAATCGGAAGCGGGGAGAGTAAAAATGTGATGGGTGACGTGGAAGAGACACGGATACAGCTAGAGAAATTATACAGTGAGGCAGTTAGAGTATATTCGTTATCATACGACACTCCGAGTAACGTGATTCATTCATCCGTCAGCCGTTCAAATCGGCTGTATCTTCCTTACGCAATTACCACTGCATTCGCTAATCGTCTGGTATCTTATTTTATATCCGATATTGTCAAGG ATGTAAATTGCCCGTATGGTCAAGTCAGCCAGAAAGGCCGATGTGTGG ACCTGGATGAGTGTGATGATGCCAACCCATGCACGAACGGTGGAACCTGTAGGAACGTAGCGCTATCTGGATATACGTGTACCTGTACGGCTGGGATGATCGGGGATGTAGATTGTGAAG TTCAAGCTGAAGTGGACGTAGCCGTCATCATTGACGTATCACATGGTGTTTACAGCGGCGAGTGGAGCCGACTGTTTGAAGGAGCGAAGCAATTGCTGTCCCATTTCTACCTGGATCCAGCTCGGGCCCAGGTGGCTGTCGGAAGTGTTGCGAAAAACTTCAGACGCGGCACCGATTTAAATACTTGCTACAG tttgaactgtCTGATGAGCGTCACAGAAGGGTGGCGATGGACCGGCGAAATCGCTAACACATATTTAGGCTTTGAATTCGCCAAAAAGGAGCTGTTGGTGAAAAATGGCGCGAGAGGGTCGGCGTCGAAGGCGGTGGTCTACATTGGTAGCGGTCTGACTACGGACCGTTGGAGGACGTCTGAAGCCATCCATAAACTGCTGACACACGGAGTGCGAGTTTACTCGCTGCTAACGATGTCCTACACTGTATTACACAATCTACCCAATCACTTTTTGGAGAATATTCGAATCGCCGACGATTTCACCGAAATGCAAACAAAATCGCAAGatcttttaaagaaattaatcgCTG ATGCCAGCTGTGACATGGGAAAAGTGAAAACGGCCGGAAAGTGTAAAG ATGTAGATGAGTGCGTCTCAACCAAACATATCTGTCCCAGGAAGGATCAAAAGTGTGTAGACACCAAAGCAGCATATCAATGTCCGTGTTCATCTACCGTACAGGCGTGTAAAG AATACATCGAACTGGATCTCGTCATTATGTTAGATAAATCGAATAAGATGAAGAGCGCAACTTACAAGCTTTACTATGTTATCTTATCCAATCTATTGCGTCGTTTTAAGATCACACCCGACTACGCTCGGGTCGCTTTAGTCGTTTACGGTAAAACACCGTTGGTCGAAAAGAACCTCAACGACTGCGTGGACGCTGATTGTTTGGGTAAAAGCATCCTGAACAGAAATTGGGCACACGAGAATTCAGCTGCAAATTTAGGACTTGCTTTTGACGTGGTCAGAGAGAAGATCTTGCTGTCAGTCGATCGCAGGAAAGGCGTACCTTTGAATATTCTGTACCTGGGTAGCGGCGTCGCTGATGACAATGAGCGATTATTACTGGAGCTCGAACATATAGGGCGACTGGGCCATAAAATACACTGCGTTTCACCAACTTCGAGCAATTCATTGGCTGATCGTCTGCCGTCAGTTCAACGTCTGAAACTGAGCTCTGCTTTGAAAATCTCGGTTCCTGTACACGCCATTGCTCGATTTGTAGCCAAAG GTGCCATTTGCGACCATGGCTATACGGAATCAACCCCTGGCAAGTGCGTAG ACATCGATGAGTGTAAGGCTATACTGAAACCGTGCTTCTACGCGGAAGGTCAATGCCACAACATGGTGGTTGGTGGTTTCCGCTGTATCTGTCCTCAAGTGCCAAAGAAAGTTTGCTTGG AACGAACCAAATTGAATGTAGCTATCTACTTAGACAAGTCGTCTGCAGCGGCTGGTAAATTCAGCCAGTATTTGAATCTATACAAGGCGATTATAAG ACACCTTGCTGTACACATAGATTTCGTCCAAGTTTCTGCGAACTACCTGGACGATACGGTCTCTAAAGTTACGGACAGTTGTAACAGTTCTTATTGCATCGTCGATTCGCTGAATAAACTAAAGCTCACGGCGAGCGGAAAGCGTCCGGACACTTGGAAGGCGTTTGAACACGCCCGCAATACGGTCTTCACCGGCGCATTTCAACGTTCTAGTGTTGATAACATCGTTATCTACGTCGGTCCCGGACATTCGAGCGATCTGTCAAAAACCGTACATTCGATTCATCGTTTGAATTTGGATAATGTTCGGGTTTATGCGCTGGGTGACGGGACGGCTAAAGATGTCGTTTCGGCGACGTTGCCCACGATATACGGCCCGAAATTCATAGCTGCGGGCGGTTACAACCTGGGAACAAGTACGCACACTGCAACACAGCTGGACGCACTGGCATACGCACTAACGAACCAAGTATTTGCCA ATACTGCCGCTTCATCGTATTATAAATACATCGACACCAACAACGATGCTGAATTGG ATGTGAACGAGTGTTCAGCAAAGAGTCCATGCGTTAACGGTGGAACATGTTTGAACCGTGACCCCGGTTTCATATGTCCCTGTCGTAAGAGCAAAGTTCCTAATTGTAAAG AGATGACCAAGTTAGAAATAGCGATGATATTGGATTGCTCGGAGTATATCTATGCTGATGAATTTGACCAGCTGAAGAAGTTTTTCAAAGCTATCCTCAACAGGTTTTATGTGCATCCGGATTTTGTGCGCGTGTCCCTGGCTTCGGTCGAGGCTACAACCACCGTGCACACAACCCTCGACCAGTGCAAGAACTTGAAGTGTCTAACTGCGGTTGTAGATGGTTGGGGTCGCAGCAAGTCGAGATGGGTTGACACCCATACGGCATTGAAAAAAGCACGCTCCGAAATGCTGGTGAAAGGCGCCCGTAAATTGTCGGATACGAACATCAAATCGAATTCGGTTGTAGTATACGTCGGAAGTGGTGTCGCTTCAGAGAGATCTCTCACGTTACAGGCCCTGCAGGCGATTTGGGATGATGACGTCAGATTCTATGGTCTGTTCTATGATATCGAGGAGAATGTATTCCGCAAAGTTGTTCCAGAAAAATATCGCGATTTCATCCCATATAACATGCCAGATTCATTTCTGACCACCCTACCACAGGTCCTAGCCCATCGAATTACAGACG ATGATATCTGTCCTTACGGAGAATTCCTCAATCCTATAACTTCAACGTGTTCGG ATGTAGATGAATGCCAGAAGAACAACCCTTGTTTTACCGGGGGCACGTGCTCAAACCAGGCTGGCGATTACTTATGTGCATAA